AGCTCATCTTCCTCACCCATGCTGGCCCAGACATCCGTATACACCACATCCGCATTTTTCACCGCGTCTCTGGGATCCGTGGTGAACCGGACATGATCCATGGCATCGGCACCGGCGGCTTCAATAATTTCCGGTTTGATCATGTGATTTTCCGGGCAGGCCAACACCAGGTTCAGGCCCAGGACACTGGCCGCATTCACCCAGGAGTTGGCCACATTGTTACCGTCTCCCACCCAGGCGATCTTCGGTTTGTGATATCCGCCTTTGTGCTCGATGATGGTCATGATATCACTTAAAATCTGGCAGGGATGAAACGAGTCGGTCAGCGCGTTGATCACCGGAATGGTCGAGGCGGCGGCAAACTCTTCCACCAGGGCATGGTCAAAGGTCCGCATGGCCAGGCAGTCGATATACCGGGACAGCACCCGGGCCGTGTCTGCGGCCGGCTCGTTTCGGGAAATCTGGGTATCCTGGGTGCTCATGTAGATGGGGTGTCCCCCCAGTTGTATCATGGCGGTTTCAAAGGCGATCCGGGTCCGGGTGGATTTTTTGTCAAAAATCAGTCCCAGGGTTTTTCCGGAAAGGATTCTGTCGGGAATGCCTTTGGCATACCGTGCCTTGAGCTGCAATGCCCGGTCAAACAATTGTTCAAAATCCGTTTTTTCCAGGTCCAGCAATGACAACAGGTCTTTTTTCAAACCAAACATCTCCTTCACTGTTTACAACAGGCTGTCCAGCACGGATATCAGCCGGTCAATATCTTTGGTTTCCACAATCAAGGGCGGTGCAAACCGTAACACTTTATCCTGAATGGCGTTAATGATAAACCTTTTTTCAAAACAGGCGGCTGCCACGTCCCCGGCACCCTCCCCTACATCCATTCCCAGCAGCAGCCCCCGGCCCCGCACTGCTTTGATCCGGGAATGGCGCGACTGAAGTTCGGTCAGCCGTGCCTTGAAATAAAGGCCTTTTTCCCGGACCCGGGCCAGAAATCCGGGGTCTGAAATCAATGCCAGGGTTTTGAGTCCGGCAGCAGTGGCCAGGGGCGTGCCCCCGAAAGTGGAGCCGTGACTGCCCGGTTC
Above is a window of Desulfotignum balticum DSM 7044 DNA encoding:
- the argF gene encoding ornithine carbamoyltransferase is translated as MKKDLLSLLDLEKTDFEQLFDRALQLKARYAKGIPDRILSGKTLGLIFDKKSTRTRIAFETAMIQLGGHPIYMSTQDTQISRNEPAADTARVLSRYIDCLAMRTFDHALVEEFAAASTIPVINALTDSFHPCQILSDIMTIIEHKGGYHKPKIAWVGDGNNVANSWVNAASVLGLNLVLACPENHMIKPEIIEAAGADAMDHVRFTTDPRDAVKNADVVYTDVWASMGEEDELEKRLAAFEGFQVNKALLSHAAPDVLVMHCLPAHRGEEIAEDVLEAPGAAFWDQAENKRHMHKAILETLILRNKTDE